In the genome of Nitratireductor sp. GISD-1A_MAKvit, the window CGAGAGGGGCAGTCCGGTTGCGGTGAAACCTGCCGGCAGGGCAAGCCCGCATGCACCAAGATAATTGGCCGGGCGCCCATAGGCGGCGAGCGGCACCGCGGCCTCGTCAACTTCCGCTACCGGGATCGCAGGGAAGGGAAGCGAAGGCGTCAGCAGTGCATCGAAGGGCTTCATGAACTCGGCATAGACCGCTTTCATGCGCCGGTGATCCGCGAGGGTCTCGATGTAATCATTGGCGCTGATGTCGGCACCGGCGAGCACACGCTGGCGGACATACGGCCCGATGGGGATGCTTTGGTCATGGATGTACTCTCGGTGCACCGCGTAGGATTCCGCCGCGATGATGCGTCCGTTGCGCTCGGTCATGTCGTTGAAGGAGAAGGGCAGATCGGCGGGGACGAGCTTGACGCCGAGGCTTGCAAGCGCTTCCTTCGCGCGGTCATAAGCGTCCTGGCTTTCGGCATCGAGTGGGAGGGGAAAATCCTCCTCGCGCATGACGGCAACCTGCATGCCCTCAGCGCGCAGTGTCTGCCATGCGCCAGACGTTATCGCCGGTGCCAGCCGTGTCGTGGGGTCCTCGGGCTCGGCCCCCCGAAAGCGCTTCGAACAGGAGAGCGCTATCCTCGACGGTGTGAGTCATCGGGCCGATGGAATCAAGTGTGGCTGAAAGTGGAAAACAGCCCTTCAGACTGATGCGGCCATAGGTGGGTTTGAGGCCGACAAGGCCGTTGAGAGCGGCGGGGATACGCACGGATCCGCCCGTGTCGCTGCCAAGGGCGGCTGGTGCCAGACCGGCTGCCACGGCCACCCCGGAGCCGCTGGAAGAGCCGCCGGGAATGCGATGTGTCTCCATGTCCCACGGGTTGCGCGGCGTCCCACAAATCGGGTTGGTGCCCCAGCCACCGAAGGCGAACTCCACCATGGCCGTTCTGCCGATGGGGATCATGCCTGCTGCAAGCAGCCTTCGCATCACGATCGCGTTGCCGGTGGAGCGGCGGTCCTTCCATGCTTTGCTGCCCACCGTGCAGATCTCATCCTGCCAGTCGATCAGGTCTTTCACGGCAATCGGCAGGCCATGGAGTGGACCGTAGACCACGCCAGAAGCGCGCAGCCTGTCGAGCCCCTCGGCCATGGACATCGCCCGATCGGCATCCACATTCACGAAAGCGCCCAGCGCCTTGTCATGTCGGGCGATACGCTCCAGAAAATGGCGGGTGATTGCGGTGGAGGTGAGCGAGCCTTCGCTCAGCGCTTTGGAGAGGTCCGCAAGGGACGCGAATGACAGGTCCATGATGTTCTTTTCTTGGAAAATGCGCCCGACCTCGAGGGAGACGTTTCGAAAGCCGGGCGCCAGGTAGCTAGTCGCGTTGATCCCAACCTGGGATCGGGTAGATGGGCTCTGCGACTGCGACTTCTTTTGGCCACACGGTCACGAGCCCCTTGCCCGGCTGCAATTGCACCACCGGGAAAGGCATTTTCAGCTGTTTGCCGGTTTCATCGATCGCATAGGGACCGGCGAGAACCGTCAGATTGTCGCTGAGTTCCATGGCCGCCTTCTTGAGGTCGGCAGCGTCCAGGCTTTCTGCGTTCTCGATGATCTCTCCGGCGATGACGCCGGCGCCATAGGCGAGAACGGTCTGGAAGTCGGGCTCATAGGAAACGTCCGGGAAGAGCTTTTCGTATGCGGCGAGGAACCCCTCACGATCAAGCCCGGCATCCACTTCCCAGTTGATGGTCGGGTGGAAATTGGTGTGGCTGTAGATGTACTGCGCATCGTCGCCGATCTCGATGAACTGCGGCGTTGAGGCATAGACCATGAACGAGAACGGGAAGTTGACGTTCATCTGGCGCATCTGCCGGACCATCGAGATAAGGTCACCCTCATAGCTGGTCGGGAAGAACACGTCTGCTCCCGCCGCACGTGCCTTCTGCAGGAGCAGGCTGAAATCCTTGGTGCCCTTTGGATAGTCCTCCTTTAGCACCACTTCCATGCCAAGATTTTCGGCAATCGCTTCGGCACCGTCGGCAAGTCCGGCGGGGAAGGGCTCATCCACATTGACGATGGCAACCTTCTTGCCACCCAGCGCTGCGGCGGCCTCGAGACCGGCAGACGGCATGCGCGAAACCGGCATCTGGGTTGCCGAAACGATGTTCTTGAAGCCCTGGTTGTAAAGCGCGTCGGAGGCGGCGGACCAGATGACCATGAACTTGTCGAGACGCTCGGTCACGGTGGCGGCAGCTGCCGTCAGGGTGGAGCCGAAAGGCGCCATGAGAAGATCGACATCCTCATTGGCGATCAGGTCTTCATAGACGCGGGCCACCATCTGCTTGTCGGAGCGATCGTCGCGCTTAACGAGTTCGATGAGGCGCTTCTCGCCATTCACTTCCAGGCCGCCATTGGCGTTGACTTCATCGACCCAGATTTCGACGCCGCGCACACCCGACTGCGAGGCGAGCGCGAAGTTGCCGGACGACGAAACCGTCATGCCGATCTTGATCTTTTCCTGCGCCTGACCGGCGACCGGCAGCGCAAAGCAGGCAAGCAGCGTGCCTGCCATGAAG includes:
- a CDS encoding amino acid ABC transporter substrate-binding protein, which gives rise to MWTITKRSFMAGTLLACFALPVAGQAQEKIKIGMTVSSSGNFALASQSGVRGVEIWVDEVNANGGLEVNGEKRLIELVKRDDRSDKQMVARVYEDLIANEDVDLLMAPFGSTLTAAAATVTERLDKFMVIWSAASDALYNQGFKNIVSATQMPVSRMPSAGLEAAAALGGKKVAIVNVDEPFPAGLADGAEAIAENLGMEVVLKEDYPKGTKDFSLLLQKARAAGADVFFPTSYEGDLISMVRQMRQMNVNFPFSFMVYASTPQFIEIGDDAQYIYSHTNFHPTINWEVDAGLDREGFLAAYEKLFPDVSYEPDFQTVLAYGAGVIAGEIIENAESLDAADLKKAAMELSDNLTVLAGPYAIDETGKQLKMPFPVVQLQPGKGLVTVWPKEVAVAEPIYPIPGWDQRD
- a CDS encoding amidase family protein, producing the protein MALSCSKRFRGAEPEDPTTRLAPAITSGAWQTLRAEGMQVAVMREEDFPLPLDAESQDAYDRAKEALASLGVKLVPADLPFSFNDMTERNGRIIAAESYAVHREYIHDQSIPIGPYVRQRVLAGADISANDYIETLADHRRMKAVYAEFMKPFDALLTPSLPFPAIPVAEVDEAAVPLAAYGRPANYLGACGLALPAGFTATGLPLSVQLMGAAFAEEPLLALGAALEPTLSTTERKPDLTAV
- a CDS encoding amidase, which codes for MDLSFASLADLSKALSEGSLTSTAITRHFLERIARHDKALGAFVNVDADRAMSMAEGLDRLRASGVVYGPLHGLPIAVKDLIDWQDEICTVGSKAWKDRRSTGNAIVMRRLLAAGMIPIGRTAMVEFAFGGWGTNPICGTPRNPWDMETHRIPGGSSSGSGVAVAAGLAPAALGSDTGGSVRIPAALNGLVGLKPTYGRISLKGCFPLSATLDSIGPMTHTVEDSALLFEALSGGRARGPHDTAGTGDNVWRMADTAR